In Cystobacter fuscus DSM 2262, the following are encoded in one genomic region:
- a CDS encoding GAD-like domain-containing protein — protein MRDEAFEVFIEDIGEASFRTPALELSFEKYQKVLPKQFLEYWKEEGWCGYAEGLFWTVNPEDYEGLVERWLSGTPFETLDKYHVVARSAFGKLYAWGERNHRTLVILCPTSALIGIEKELRTPAKDPDIAAQVFFASKKKQELDMKDEAGKALFQRALKKLGPLAPDEMYGFEPALVAGGRNRLENLQKVNLFVHLAIVRELAEPRIPFAGVDPGAR, from the coding sequence ATGAGGGATGAGGCTTTCGAGGTATTCATCGAAGACATCGGCGAGGCGTCCTTCCGGACGCCCGCGCTCGAGCTGAGTTTCGAGAAGTACCAGAAGGTGCTGCCGAAGCAGTTCCTGGAATACTGGAAAGAGGAGGGGTGGTGCGGGTACGCCGAAGGCTTGTTCTGGACGGTCAACCCCGAGGACTACGAGGGACTCGTCGAGCGCTGGTTGTCTGGCACTCCCTTCGAGACGCTCGACAAGTACCACGTCGTGGCGCGCTCGGCGTTCGGCAAGCTGTATGCCTGGGGAGAGCGCAACCACCGCACTCTGGTGATTCTGTGCCCCACCAGCGCCTTGATTGGAATCGAGAAAGAGCTGCGCACGCCCGCGAAGGATCCTGATATCGCCGCCCAGGTGTTCTTCGCGTCCAAGAAGAAGCAGGAACTGGATATGAAGGACGAGGCTGGAAAGGCGCTGTTTCAGCGGGCGTTGAAGAAGCTGGGTCCCCTCGCGCCCGATGAGATGTACGGGTTCGAGCCGGCGCTGGTGGCCGGAGGCAGGAACCGGCTCGAGAACCTCCAGAAGGTCAACCTGTTCGTCCACCTCGCCATCGTGCGTGAGTTGGCCGAGCCGCGCATTCCCTTCGCCGGAGTGGATCCCGGAGCGAGGTGA